gtgTCTAGAGCTCGAATGGTCCAATTGGagggcgcttggcatgaatccaagaagtccgtgTTGGAGTCCTAGTTCGagtgaattttttcaattatctttaattaaatgCACTTAAAGTTGAAGTCGCATGAGTCGTGCCAAGACCGAAAAGAATGATTCGCACAATGCTTTTTCAGATAGGAAAGTTTCGATTGCTGCAAAAAGTATTGTCGGGtgcaatttcttcaaaaaatttacgcatgaaagttatatttttcaaaattatcttttgttttcatttttcatgcGCAAACATAATTGCTACGTCACTCAAAATGTATCACTACTTTACTGAAAATTGTGGAGGGTACAAAAgtgtaattttaaacaaaagtaataagagtaagataaaAATCTAAACAAGTTCTCATCAAACACCTTTTGCTACACAAGCGCCATTCTGTTATTTTCTGATTTCAGCTGGGcactttttttttcctttggtTCCTATTTAAGATGGATTTCTTTATCTCTACCTTCCATAACTGAAAATATAGTTACATGGCAATATATAGTGTctactataattattaaatggtTGGTAACACTGGAATCCCTATACTGTATTATCTTTATGTATATAACAACTATCGTCTCGCGACAGTACGCATTATGCTGCCGACACCAACTGTGATGTCATCCAATGTTACTagatgtaaatttaatataatttaattttactgcaCATAACTTAATTGACTacctttatataatatttttacacagAGAAAATATCGAGAGAATATTGTTTACGATAATatctcctctatagtcgacaaactcaacctaaccaactcgtaattaatAAGAGTTacatatcataaataaaaaaaaaaaaaaagatttaaaaataatttgagacTGCTGTTGAAttcgaattaattaattaaaataacaattggcAAGACTCTATTGACTTGGCTATTCGTCCTTTTAAGTAATGTGTACTAAATATAACAAAGAATACATAGATAATGAATGCTAAAATACATATCATAGTATGAGGCAGCCTAATGCATACTGTCGCTATAGATACTGCGATATAATATGAATGTATcggctattcgttgtgtgtgtagtcatggtagggacaataaaatcgatgccaacgcttccagtgaaaaattttggcgataaaggacgctgttatgactaattagcaattctttacatgttaatgtatagaaaatgtcaaattaaaattattgaaaaacactaattaattaaacttgcattaaaaattgtgaaaataagaaatctaattgcacaaatattattttttaaatgtaaattatcataattatttatttaaatatattaaatttccatagtaagtcataaatgcaatccataaaattatatatgcatcaatacaattctataattaaagtagtgtatcggtactatggaaacgcctccaaaaaagctcacgcacggtgcgaatagacaTAGGTTTAGTATAATGCGATATCGACTAAAGCGGCGAATATTCATTGGAATTATAAGCAAGTATATCGGCTATAATGACCGACACATGTAAATATtcacttttttacatttacatactTTTTCAGGAATACAACCAAATACAACCATCgtaaaaccatttttaaccTTATTAACTCATATATCGGTATTAGCGATCAAACGTCATTGGAATAAGTCAGCAATAACGACTGACATATGTAATTATACACATActttaacttaaatataaataattaaaattaaatgtataatcTATTAAATGACGAAATTTGTTGGTCCCCTCAATATATGTCGTTATAACTGATTTTGGCTGTActtataaatagtttattattaatgtcTGGGTGATCTCATATTGAATTTAATCTGtatcagttttaaatttaagtattcttaaataatattttgattcaaaatgagATATGAAAtatctcttgtttaaaaatggttttcctCATGATGTATACTTACTTTGAACgaaatgaaactaaattttagtataaagtATAATAAGGTGTATGAAACCTTGTCTGTAGTGATTACAATTTCGCATTGTTTCCAATTTCCGGATCTTAGCGGAGTTGGAACTTAAACCGCAGAATTCGCAGTACACTTCGATAGTTTTTCGGAAATTTGAAGTTGCAAATAAAGTTCTGAAATATGATTTTAGATATCACGCATAGTGTTATAAGAATGCATAAAAAACTTGAGATATTTATCACCTCTGTTTTAAACATAGCAACtttctattttcatatttttggagaaaacggaaaatttagttttgttcTCATTTGTGCCGTCACGGGGAAACAATGatatatacgaaaaaatatttcaaacaaaaattgtttatgcttacaaagatgggtcctacagaatCACATACACGATTCCTTATGTTGCTTGTTTTGCCACGGGCAGACGGACAcacggaaatggaataatttgtTGGTTTTAAGAacttatataccaaaattttgtttttagtattaATACTTGTAAGCGTTACCTTGTAAACTATAGATTctgatatatttcttttatcttCGGCTTAGAATAAAAACCTCgtatctagaattttttttgtgaaattttaatcgCAATTTTAGATAGAAAACCTCAAACTTGtatctaataatttaaaacatttttcattggaTTAAGTATTGTTGAGAAAATAAAGTATtcctattcaaaaaattttgctttttttgttaGGTATTTATTATAAGCCGGCGATACATAGGGTATAAAAAATGGCGAGACGAATTTTTATAGAGATTGCATCAATGTCTAGCCTTCGTAATATTTGTCTAATTTACTTctctctctttttttttattctcccttcattttttttttttatatttagaagtGCGCATACTCCACGCTTGTGTattaccacaaaaaaaatttgcacttTTTTATTAGATTAGATAACTgtcttgtatttataaaatggtaGATATAGATTAATCAAGGTTATTACAGAAAGTACATATGTACATTGAAAATCTATGAACATCGTGGCTACTATTTAACAATACATATTTCAAGTTTgtattttcctttctttttttttaattaatgaaatggacttaaattttttcaataaaagggTATTAAAGATTAGTAttcactttataatttaaaatataaccttattattttattataatattatacagatgGTGAGAGaatattaattgatattattcgattagtaattttgaatttttttttgtttactttaagaTTCGATTATAATATCTGTGGTACTATGATTTGttgatggatttttattgaaagggaacgtgaaaataatacaagaatgaaaagaaatttgaattaatatttcgctattttttgttgaattatcaTAAAGGTATGTAACGATTGAaatcaaaacataatttatttctattaatgTATTTACTGTTTAcaacaaatcaaataattatttgagcCAAAGTAACTGCCCCAAAACCAATAAATCCATACTAACTCAACTTAAACTCAAGCCTAAAAACCTTCTCAAAGTGTACTGAAATAAGTATCTAATTCTCATTAAAGTTTGTGGTTAAATATATTGCGCTTCatgaaaactagaaaataaacGAAGAACCGCGTGGCTGTCGGTAATTAAGAAGCTGAGGTAATTTCGATACCATTATTATGAGTGTACATGGTCCGGGAAATTGGCCAATTTTGAAAGAGGAaatcaagataattttatttatagaatgatTAGGGTTTCAGAGAAATAAAAGGATATTTGCTCGCGGTAAAATTCAAGACGAAAATTTAGGATAGACTCTCAAGGGAAAGGTAAAACATTTCGTGGAACAAGATTAAACTTatacacttatttattatacatttaggCATGAttgtcataaatatttaaacgcagATTTCACAAAattcttgatttaaaaaaacatttaagaagaatttcatgaaaattgcgttaaagttttctttacatttaaagtaCTAAGTAATCACAATAAGTAGTCACTTCAGACAACCAGAagcgaaaacgaaaaaagacattaaggtaaatcaattaaatagtTCCAGGCTTTTTTTACTTAACAAAGCACTGCAGATTTTGggaacaaaaatgtaaattttatttttacattacactattttatcttatattgggtacatttttataaattctccCAATTATTGAGAATCGTTGTAAATAAATTCTCCGATTATCCAGAAAACTAATAATTCggttaataataacaatttttgttttttttatttattatctagtTCGTTTCCTAAGAGAATaatcatcaataaaatatttgtttgtaaaacatttttttaggttgtaaattttacattgaGCTGTCatcaattgacagatcacgtacttatgcgtcatcaacagagagcgccaaaaattgcgtttaaaaatctcaaaatttattttaaatatttttttacatttaattacagcatttttaaacagtatttatattttttactttattataacggtgtaaacaattataaaaaaaatacatgtaatataaaaaaaatattaaaaaaatacatgaatattccctattttgtTATAGTTGTCTGAAtagcatatttaaaaatcaagcatttaaatataaatgaatttcattaatatttctcTGTACTTTCAAGCCTCCGTCAGAAGTTGTTGTCAACGAAAAGTGCTTGGCAACACTGGATACTACTTTAGAgtgatattttacaaaacatatataaaaatcagccatacaaatttaagtaaaatgatttttatttttattcacctTATATATGTTCATTTGTCGTAGACTCAACTGTGTGAGTGCACAAGCGTTCTAAGTACATGAAACACTATTCAGAACGTAAGgttccatttatttaaaaataagttacgTCTAATCGCTCTGAGATTTTAAtctgtttcaattttaaaaaatttccggaattctcgaaaactcgaaaattggtgttctcaatttttgttttattttgaataattgtatttGAATCAATTGCCAAATTTTGGAGGCACTTATATCGTAATCTCtcctattatattaaaattttttttaaacatttacagAGTcgaaaaatgaatacaaaattaGAAGATTTTTCCGAAGAAGAAATAAGACATCGAATTCAAGAAGAATCTAGTTTTTGTGACTTAAAGGGTTACAGTCGTAAAGACTTAGTTCCCGGTGTAACAAAAGTTTCATTTCAAGTCACCTATAACACTACAGGTCATGTACTTTTTGGTATTGCTACATTAGGTATAGCAAgtttaattgttgaaaactCGAAAGTTCATcatattttctttgataatgCATCTGGTAATTGTATCGGGCAAACTATAAATGAAGCCGAATCATATTTTAATGATCAATGTGAAATCagcattaataattatgatttttcatCAGCAGAAAACTactctaaaataaaatgtagtttAGGTCGATCAAAcgagtcaaaatttatatatgaatgtcttagaaaaattaatgaaataataaatttagttcgCGCTAGTAATTTTGAATTAGCCTTACAACATCTTAGGCAATATGACCATGAGATATCATCGATATGTCGCAATTCTAACAAACACATATTTGTAACTACCATtgaaaattgttgtaaatttaaGATATCAAAAGTGGATGTAAACAGAATTTCTTTCTATGGAGAGTTAAATGAATTGAATGATAATTATACACAAAACATTGATGAagctattaataaattaagtcagttgagaaattttgaaaaacagtatctatacaaaaattgtttaaacagacaaattgaaaatttaaaactatctggaaatggaattgaatttttaaatagtggaaattttgaaaaagctaaaattgaatttgatcaGATTAATAGTGGATGCTTTGATCGATATAAAGAGTattcaaatttatgtaaaattgcaatagatatttctaatgatttaaaaaatgataataccataaatgaatcatatttgctagaattaaataattataataatttaaaaggaaacgcaaaatttaaatttaagaacttaCATAAAGTGTGTACAATATTAAGCAAAACAGCTTCAAATCGAAGTGATCCATTTGAATATTATTCTACAATCGCTAAGGTTTATAAAGAAGCAATTGAAAAAAGTCGATTAAAAAGCATTAATgtcattttgaatgaaaaattaaaaacaattcaactAAAAATgccggaaatatgtaaaaatttgaagaaaaatggcGAACACAATATGAAAAATGGTAAATATGTTGAAGCagcaaattattatgaaaaatgttataaattagctaatgaatatgatttaaaaaaaaagaacaaatataatgagttattcaaaaaaagtcaacactatattaaagcaaaaaaactgTGGGATAGTGCCTTAAGTTTAGAAAGAAATGGCCAGAAAGACGAAGCAAATACCACGTATATTGACGCtagtaaagaaataaaatattttgaaaaatattttgatgtaaaaacAGATCTAAGTGATAAAATTAGaggtaatttttcaattaatgaaGGTCTTTTGCGTTTAAATCAACCAGGATCATTGGTTgaaagttataaattaattaaaaaaggataTGATTCTTTGGAAAATTGTAATGATAAATCAATTCAAGAGGCTCAGcaaatattgaatattgtaCAAGCCCAAATCGACGACGAATTATCTAAAGATGAAATCGAATTAATAAACATTCCAGACTTTCGAGAAGAAACTGAAGAAATATGTTTAGAGTTAGAAAGCTTAATTCAACTTCTTGGATCCAGAGAACCTTATCGTACtggaatataaaacaaataaagcagaaaaattataatatttaacgttataaacgataaatattataatttttcttgggtacttatgtttcaaattttgcaacGTTTCATTGACCTTTATATCCAACTGCGTCAAACAAGTTTTGAAATTACATCACTAAAATTAAATCTTTGGTTAATTTAATACGAtgaattgattatttttgttcatgTTATTAAATGAAccaaagatttaattttaatggtgTAATCTCAAAACTTACTTAACGAAGTTGGAAATAAAGGCCAACGAAACgttgcaatatttgaaacataacACCTAGATTATTTTAATAGTCCAAGTactcaagaaaaattatttaatgaacaaaattctaaaaaaaaggtGTCATTTCACATCAATGAATTTGCAAACTAACTTTCTGATCTtacactaaatattttttaaaaaatgggacCAAATGTAGCTTTGAATTAGAAAAGTTCAACTGATAAGAGATAAAAGAACTGATAAGAGATAAAagaaatatgttttgtttttaagtgtccttcgatttttgtaaaatttagtcgattttcgaaaaaagtgtttctgataaaaatttttagtaataatttccGTCAAAAAAACCCggtcaaaataaacatttcaatttgCAATAATTCGCATAGAGCTGACAATTGATACAGACATAAGGTTAGGGAcgttattagaaataaaatattaaaagttccCACCAATCTCATAtctcaaaaaaagttattcaaggtcaaaggtaaaaaaaaaaggatttttcaaattttttcggtagacggtaagttttatcataaaaataaatcagaaTAAAGAAATATCATCATTATTCCTGAGATATTGCGATTCTAAAAGTCGAAAAAGTCGTATTCGACATAATACACACGTTTCCGTACCACCTGTGAGGCAGTGTACTCGAGACGTTTTTTTTAACGTGGTGTCCCCGGTATAGTCCAAATTgtgattgttttattaaaaaatggttctattgaaaatattaaataatttgaatcgcATGAATTATTGTTGGTTTCGGGAAGATGTTATTCTTACTGACAATTTTCAAATGCCACTTCAACAATTACATCTTCttcattttctttcttttcttctATCCGGAcattcgaaaaatatatatctgttGTCTCTtcaataataccataaaaattttcattagttGACGTTGATTCAACATTAAAGCAGGATTGGCCGTGGCAAATAATACATCCTGGTGAAGAAAATAGCCCGACTTTTTCACAGCTACATTTAGCTTCACAACCTTTATGCAATTGCAAAAGATGATATTGAGAAGTCTATGCGGAGCAAGTGGGAGTTAAGTTTTATTTGGGTCCAAATTATTCTCTACTAATTTCCAACGCGTCTGCTATTTTTGGAGTACTTAAACGCCATTCATCGGCGGATGACAATTTTAGTCGATAATTTCacgatttaaaacttttttccaatCTATTTTAATGATGAAATTTACCGTTTATCGGAAAAATAggataacattttttacttttgacattaaataactttttttttgtagatgtgGGGTCAGTAGGGgcttttagtattttatttctaataatgtCTCCAAGGTCTGTACCAACTTTCAGCTCTATGCGAATTATTGTATACCTACCACtattttttgaattacctagaccgggtaaaaattaaattttctgatcAGATCTTCTCAGgtcttattatatttgaaaactgAGGGTTTATCTACATTAAAATGTAGATCTCAAATGACATcgaattaaatacatttaaaagctcataattttcaaaatgtcttTCTAACTAAAATgtcttaaaacataaaaaatagaagaaaactaCGGAGGCAAAAtattagcttttttttaaacaaatgactTTTATGtggaacatatttttttaaggttaaCCCCATTTTTACCCCGTTATGGTAAATTCACACACAACCGATTAGCATCTAAACTGTatgaaattatgattaattgatTTAGTTCAGTGGATACTTATGTTGTAATTGTGTGTCGCTCGTCGCTCTTTGTGTGATAATTCaccatttaagttttttattgagaaaatacgATATCGGAAAATAAACACACCCATTCCAAATTGCAAACATACCTTAAAAGTAAAGCAAAGTTAAATTAAGTGAAAATTCGGCGGTGATGTATATtgcgataaaaatatatttctaaaacagaaacaattttcaaagttaaattattgttatttagtaAAACGATCCAAGAGAGCttacaataaatattcaaattaatttccgTATAAGTATGCGATATAATTGCCTTAAGTTAATGACTTTTAAGTGTAATTACTCTAAATGACTAATATTGATCGTAAGATACAATTTGTAATTATAACATCTCTGCATATAGTGTATAATATttgttgtataataattatatatagtacTGGAAATGTGAATGCTTTAAGTGAAGATACAGTTAACAGTACGTTTGCCTTTCGATTGTTTATGCTGTTTCATTGTAAACATGTTAGAGACGATTTTCCGTTAATGTGGAGAAGTAAAGATTGCTTTGGAGAGAGGAGATGCCGAGTTtcatatgtttgtttttaatgtgcATGAGCTGGCCTTTTTTATCGTGAAAATACGGTGTGAAAACTACTATGTAAAAATGAGATACTAAAGTGATATATATATAGGaaggccattttaatctatgcatATATGATAATCTCGCCAGAGGTGCCACCTattaaaaaatgacccaaataaaaattgtagattttGATGAAAGCCATCATTATTTAGATCCTAAATGGTAAGaggtagaataacactttaaattagaaagttgattctcataaagaACTTACATTTCTCATCGAAACCATTTTTCCGAAAAACGGAACAACTTTCGTaggaaatgcgatttaaaaatatgtcattattttatttaatcgaaagaaaacactaTGTACGGAAATGACTTTGacttacaattatcgataaacttaagcgcattttctttcgtttagatgtaataatgacatatttttaagtagtatttcctccgaaagctaacggttttcgaaaaaatattttaaacacaaattattaatttttttatgaggatcaactttctaatttaaagtgttattatatctcttaccgtttCGAATCAAAATTGTCTGTTAAAGCAACCCGAAAAACTAGGTTCAATCtaatatcagaacatgatgtcgtCCCTTATCAaactctataatttttttttttgaggtcatttttgaaaaattgattccTCTGGCCAATGTATAGATTCAAATggtacatcctgtatatatacatatcactttagttgtaataaaataattttagtcaaATCGGCTTATTTCAAGTGGAACTTGACTTGGCAGCTTAGCACTGGAGTAGTTTTTTAGTAGTAAACAATTtacttaaggtatttctaacaaCATAAGAGAGAATGCGATATCTTAGAACGAGAAAAAATATCTAATTGTAATTGTATTCCAAAAATCAACTACACTAAACCTGCTAACGCTAGAACGAATTTATTGATCTTATATTGCTCATTTGTGTAACACAGTAAATTGAATAACGTTTCTGCTTTTACAATTCACTTTTGAATTAgacttaataatatatttgtgaaAAAGTAATTCTTGTTTCTTGTTTTTTCGTAAGGTAAACGGTCAAATTCATCCTATTTAGGCTGAAAGCATCCCTAATTTGATTATATACGTACATTTAGTTTTCTGCaaagtcattttttaattctgaCTCCAAAACACTGAGCTGACCTCtactgatttaaatataaacattatcttagaacataaaatataaagggAATTTCTTTTAATTGACTTACGAACTAGAGTTgtgaatgatataaaatagattACCAATATGTCCGTCTTATGGGTTTTTGTTTCCTATACCATAGAGATAGATTTTCAAACCCTCTTCAACCCCTCCATTAAACGCGAACTAAAAATGTTCACTAAATAGTCTTCTAAATATTACCTGTAGATTCCTACCCTTTACATGTTAAATATCGACAACTTTCAAAGTTTATAGAAGCTAACAGAGACGGccaatggtaataaaattttgtttacagctTTGACGTTGAAAACTACATATTTGGAATTCTttgtataatttgaattttatactcAAAATCTTCTATGGACGAAATTTGATGCGTTTACTAAGACCCTCCACATTCTGTCACCATTCTGAAAATGTTGTCACCATGTCACAATTTAGCAAAATCAcattacttttcatatttttcaaaataactttatattcCCGAAGTTTAATCCCTGCTATTATTACATTACTTACAACtgtaaaaacaatcaaaaagtAAACGTACTGCATACTAAGAGAAAATGTTTAAACgtttctttgtaaatattatgttttgatttttatctttgtATACGTTTGTGATATATAAGAATATTATTGAcactacaaattttttgttgttgttggagGTATCCTAAGTCTATAAAAGTTTTACtgccattttttttaacttccaccTAGGGTAAAATTTgtcgaaaaaaacgaaaagagatattaagctaaaatttttataccgtatCAGGACGAATACGaataagtgaggtcgagttcttaaatgagcaaaatagatcaattgggtcttgactcCGTAGGATCTATTTtataaaccattaaaaatagaacaaaagtttaaaaatgtaaaaatgttccttataaaaaataaacaacatttgtttgaaacattttttcgtaaacattcattttctccaatactacttgtgaaatattctcgaaaaacaaaaaaaaattcagaaaatactttggaaaatttccgaaaacccaataaatggcggccgaaaagCTGCCATAATTGTCttggtttttaaactcttctaatgtaaaaaaataatgttagcactgacattaaacactttttatacaggttagttcaacaattaactcagtcatttgcttgtttttgataaaatggatttagcatagttttttttaaaggttaagCTTAAGATGATTGACATAATAACTGAAcaccatttaaattttttgatggtTTTAGACTCGTCCGCTCGATTAGTCTTCCCCCATCCTGTTTTTAGTGATCGCCCTTCTTCGGATCAactaaaaatatcgtttttgagatatcacatcctaaaatttataaaaaaccatttttttgtttgttaatttaagCAGTATAAACCTTAGAATTATATGCTTAGCCaaacaatatgaaaataatttacaaaatttattttgtaagatTGTTATACTTTTCGAATAAAGTATTTGTAGCTTTTGAGTTAAGTAATTCTCCAGGTCTTAGCATAGGTTTTGCCAGACTCTGAAAAATTACCTCGGAATGTGGCTCGTTTCCTTTTTTCTGACCCGTAGAATCGACTTTTGAGTTTTTCATAAACCCTCCCCAATAAAAGATGCGAATCACAGTTTTGGTGGACGATAGCTCGTGGTCtcttaattattgattataaattttgtagcaGTATCTGTGTTTGTATGGAAgtgagtatttaaaatttttcctagtAAAATGGTGAAAgttactgaataaaaaagatgctcattagttttttttttttctcaataaggcaaaaatttctcaaataggaatacatatttttgttggTAATGAAACATAAATAGATCCCAAACTGTTATTCGATGTCTGTCTACATATTTGAAGTGATCCTATTTTCGAAAGTTATTTAATGCCAAAGTTGATTTCATGGAATGATAAGTACAGTTCAGGTTTATATTATCATCCATAATTTGTCTCGATTGAAAATAGGTTTATACCCTACgggaaaatgttaaaattacctCTATATGATAGTATGGTAGTAATTTACATACACTGTATGCAACCATTGTTACATAGCTGATATGCTATAGATagataacataatatttaataagaaacatAACTAACAGAgctagttaattttttaaattgcttgttaataaagaataagtaaaataaattttttttctgtaatggATGTCATCAAAATTccataatgataaattttttaagtcttGTTTAGCAACCAACCAGAGACCTGAGAGGCTAATGCCTACTGTGTGTccctttttacaaaaatctcttAACCTCTCTTAAACCTTtgctttgaaacatttttaaaaaaatcattatttttccaGATCATTTAGAAAACCTTGCCCTAAGATTTTAGAAATCTAGTTTTCCAATGCCGGGCTTAATCACAACAGATGTtctattgttagtttttttcctCTAAGCATTTCTACGAAGAAGTTATCCTTGTGATCCCCCATTGTTTTGTTTCCGATAAATTTCATTCGATATCTACTTTTTgccataaaatttatagtttaagaGCAATGAGTTTAAAAGCCGTGAATGTCAAATCGAGGACACAATAGCCACGAGAGTTTATCGAATAACCTGATTAGTTTGAAGAAATTTCACACCAAATGCAAAAAAACCGCATCTCTAGCATATATAGAAGAAAAGGGATAGTTTTTTGACTGCTTTTCCATTTTCAGGGGCTTGTGATGTAGGTAATGAAATCTTTcgaagtattttattaatttgtttatttcggGTTGAttgtataaaactaaaaaacgtaattttaagaatttttccgACTTTCAAAGGGGTTTCCgattttccaaaaagaaaaaattgaagtttttttgcTTCCCGTAGGTTTCAAGTAATTCTGCGTCGAATACAAAACATTCCTC
This genomic interval from Chrysoperla carnea chromosome 1, inChrCarn1.1, whole genome shotgun sequence contains the following:
- the LOC123305305 gene encoding uncharacterized protein LOC123305305, which translates into the protein MNTKLEDFSEEEIRHRIQEESSFCDLKGYSRKDLVPGVTKVSFQVTYNTTGHVLFGIATLGIASLIVENSKVHHIFFDNASGNCIGQTINEAESYFNDQCEISINNYDFSSAENYSKIKCSLGRSNESKFIYEYLSDKIRGNFSINEGLLRLNQPGSLVESYKLIKKGYDSLENCNDKSIQEAQQILNIVQAQIDDELSKDEIELINIPDFREETEEICLELESLIQLLGSREPYRTGI